A DNA window from Rhodococcus sp. Z13 contains the following coding sequences:
- a CDS encoding GAF domain-containing protein codes for MTLLPSTGTATTPLHPPGTATVPRHRERDVITAFAEITGEAIKDTDLEELLRAVCVKLCEVIGVCRSSLYLKRPDGRFRGAAGHCAEQGDITEAVKRQESGIEGDRFSREIIDTARPVLIEDVRNDPRPHRRTMEHWQVRAMLGVPLVFDGEVIGLLFVDDRDGDHAYTQEDIEIAEMFAQLSALFISQAMLNVRLRTQASEIARSRNTLAYLADVHRKLTNAVLEGADIHTVVALLSDLSGKPAVLYDEDFRVLAWSAPAALGLDRPPVISEKIRGMPSVKAELAGLSPERPSAVVPPTLSVGLGRRHLMCRLVIEGRPNGYLGIVEVGRSLEAVDANIAEHGATVLSLQILSERRQIETQGQARDDYLSDLLRNTRDKEHLIRRGPQFGIDLTNPHVLVRFTLSANPRLTASAAQRLVTRRFREILGIDEPAAVKLPGHIIVLVPLREGGSADELAAVREKVRQVRASLQPDLATGATVVSGVCREVADFPHAAREMREVAEIAHSFDRFDDVLDVTELGLLRVVVSSGRVKEAVRFAHEYVHTVRAADDGVLLETWRAFVAAEGRVQGAAVALDVHENTVRYRMGKIKELTGLDPSSLDALLSARLAFQILEFSAR; via the coding sequence ATGACCCTGCTGCCGAGCACCGGAACCGCGACCACCCCGCTCCACCCTCCGGGCACGGCCACCGTCCCCCGCCACCGCGAACGCGACGTCATCACCGCCTTCGCCGAGATCACCGGCGAGGCGATCAAGGACACCGACCTCGAGGAACTGCTGCGCGCGGTGTGCGTGAAGCTGTGCGAGGTGATCGGGGTCTGCCGCTCCTCCCTCTACCTCAAGCGTCCCGACGGCCGTTTCCGCGGCGCCGCCGGGCACTGCGCCGAGCAGGGCGACATCACCGAGGCCGTCAAGCGGCAGGAATCCGGGATCGAGGGCGACCGGTTCAGCCGGGAGATCATCGACACCGCCCGCCCGGTGCTCATCGAGGACGTGCGCAACGACCCGCGGCCGCACCGGCGCACCATGGAGCACTGGCAGGTGCGGGCCATGCTCGGTGTGCCGCTGGTGTTCGACGGCGAGGTCATCGGGCTGCTGTTCGTCGACGACCGCGACGGCGACCACGCCTACACCCAGGAGGACATCGAGATCGCCGAGATGTTCGCGCAGCTCAGTGCGCTGTTCATCAGCCAGGCGATGCTCAACGTGCGGTTGCGCACCCAGGCCTCGGAGATCGCCCGCAGCCGCAACACCCTCGCCTATCTCGCCGACGTGCACCGCAAGCTCACCAACGCGGTGCTCGAGGGCGCCGACATCCACACCGTCGTGGCGTTGCTGTCGGACCTGTCCGGCAAACCCGCTGTGCTCTACGACGAGGACTTCCGGGTGCTGGCCTGGTCCGCACCCGCCGCGCTCGGCCTCGACCGGCCGCCGGTGATCTCCGAGAAGATCCGCGGCATGCCGTCGGTGAAGGCCGAACTCGCCGGTCTCAGCCCGGAACGGCCCTCGGCGGTGGTGCCACCGACCCTGTCGGTCGGGCTCGGCCGCCGGCACCTGATGTGCCGGCTCGTCATCGAGGGCCGCCCCAACGGTTATCTCGGCATCGTCGAGGTCGGCCGGTCGCTCGAGGCGGTCGACGCGAACATCGCCGAGCACGGCGCGACCGTGCTGTCGCTGCAGATCCTCTCCGAACGCCGGCAGATCGAGACGCAGGGGCAGGCCCGCGACGACTACCTGTCCGACCTGCTGCGCAACACCCGCGACAAGGAGCACCTGATCCGCCGCGGCCCGCAGTTCGGCATCGACCTGACCAACCCGCACGTGCTGGTGCGCTTCACCCTGTCCGCGAACCCCCGCCTGACCGCCTCGGCGGCGCAGCGCCTGGTCACCCGCCGGTTCCGGGAGATCCTCGGCATCGACGAGCCCGCCGCGGTGAAACTGCCCGGCCACATCATCGTGCTGGTGCCGCTGCGCGAGGGCGGCTCGGCCGACGAGCTGGCGGCGGTGCGAGAGAAGGTGCGGCAGGTGCGCGCGTCGCTGCAACCCGATCTGGCCACCGGCGCCACCGTCGTCTCCGGGGTGTGCCGGGAGGTCGCCGACTTCCCGCACGCCGCCCGCGAGATGCGGGAGGTCGCCGAGATCGCCCACTCCTTCGACCGATTCGACGACGTCCTCGACGTCACCGAACTCGGGTTGCTGCGGGTGGTGGTCAGCTCCGGGCGGGTCAAGGAGGCCGTGCGGTTCGCCCACGAGTACGTGCACACCGTGCGCGCCGCCGACGACGGGGTGCTGCTCGAGACCTGGCGGGCCTTCGTGGCCGCGGAGGGCCGGGTGCAGGGCGCCGCGGTGGCGCTGGACGTGCACGAGAACACCGTCCGCTACCGGATGGGCAAGATCAAGGAGCTGACCGGGCTGGACCCGAGCAGTCTCGACGCGCTGCTCTCGGCGCGCCTGGCCTTCCAGATCCTCGAGTTCTCGGCCCGCTGA
- a CDS encoding branched-chain amino acid ABC transporter permease/ATP-binding protein, whose protein sequence is MSDHLVFLALGLGNGAVYAALGLALVMTFRSSGVVNFATGAIALYVAYTYGFLRKGELLSPIPGTPTTIDLGGPWGFLPALALSLLIAAALGALLYGLVFRPVRSAPPVAKAVVSIGVMLVVQALLALRVGTTPVSVKPILPTGALEVGGTRIPQDRLWFAVLIVALTVVLVLLFRHTRFGLATRAAAESEKGALVTGLSPDRIALGNWALSTAVAGLGGILIAPIVPLVPVSYSLFVIPALAAALVGNFTAMGVTVAAGFAIGMLQSEMTHLQATVSWFPGSGMAELVPLALILGFLVVRGKPLPTRGSIVRSSLGKAPRPRNILVPTLIGIVVATVALLVTSGSYRGAVIVSLVLAVIGLSQVVVTGFAGQISLAQLPLAGVGAFTLSRLTVDLGIPFPIAPLLAALAAMVIGVVVGLPALRIRGLPVTVVTLALAVFLEFVWFRNTDLNGGMQGARVEPPSLFGLDLSIGAGADYPRLAFGFLCLVTLVVVAVAIARLRTGRLGAAMLAVRADERAAAASGINVARTKLLAFAIGAFVAGLGGALMAYQQTIVTAESYSTMGGIAMFAMIYIAGVTLVSGGVLSGVLGAGGLMFVLLDRLLGFADFYAIIGGVLLTLTVIGYPEGIAGSTAERLQRLRARLPKKTRAAVPAPAGTAEEPARPDTDAELTTLLAHDVPEGTVVLTAEGVSVTHGAITALADVSLEVRVGEIVGLIGPNGAGKTTCIDALSGFADATGTVTLGDHRIDGLVPHRRSRLGLSRTFQDMSLYEDLSVRENVEVGTFTAGRGDRADAHDLDTLFRILDLHDRADEPVGELSQGRKQLVSVARALAGRPRVVLLDEPAAGLDSTESRWLGDKLRSVRDAGVTIVLVDHDMDLVLDLCDRIVVLDLGRIIATGRPDEIRTDPAVIAAYLGAAREKTEASL, encoded by the coding sequence ATGTCCGATCACCTGGTCTTCCTGGCACTCGGGCTGGGCAACGGCGCCGTCTACGCGGCGCTGGGCCTGGCGCTGGTCATGACCTTCCGCAGCTCCGGTGTGGTCAACTTCGCGACCGGCGCGATCGCTCTGTACGTGGCGTACACCTACGGGTTCCTCCGCAAGGGTGAGCTGCTCAGCCCGATCCCCGGGACCCCGACCACGATCGACCTGGGCGGCCCGTGGGGATTCCTCCCCGCCCTGGCGCTGTCCCTGCTCATCGCCGCCGCGCTCGGCGCGCTCCTCTACGGGCTGGTCTTCCGGCCCGTGAGGAGCGCGCCTCCGGTGGCCAAGGCCGTGGTGTCCATCGGGGTCATGCTGGTGGTGCAGGCGCTGCTCGCCCTGCGGGTCGGCACCACCCCGGTGTCGGTCAAACCGATCCTGCCCACCGGCGCGCTCGAGGTGGGCGGCACCCGCATCCCGCAGGACCGCCTGTGGTTCGCGGTGCTGATCGTCGCGCTGACGGTCGTGCTGGTGCTGCTGTTCCGCCACACCCGGTTCGGGCTGGCGACCCGCGCCGCAGCGGAGTCGGAGAAGGGTGCCCTGGTCACCGGCCTGTCACCCGACCGCATCGCCCTCGGCAACTGGGCGCTGAGCACCGCGGTCGCCGGTCTCGGCGGCATCCTCATCGCCCCGATCGTGCCGCTGGTCCCGGTGTCCTACTCGTTGTTCGTCATTCCCGCCCTCGCCGCGGCGCTGGTCGGCAACTTCACGGCGATGGGCGTGACCGTCGCCGCCGGCTTCGCCATCGGCATGCTGCAGTCGGAGATGACGCACCTGCAGGCCACCGTGTCCTGGTTCCCCGGTTCCGGCATGGCCGAACTGGTGCCGCTCGCCCTGATCCTCGGCTTCCTCGTGGTGCGTGGCAAGCCCCTGCCCACCCGCGGCTCGATCGTCAGGTCCTCGCTGGGCAAGGCGCCGCGACCGCGGAACATCCTGGTGCCCACCCTGATCGGCATCGTCGTGGCGACCGTCGCGCTGCTGGTGACCTCCGGCAGCTACCGCGGCGCCGTGATCGTCAGCCTCGTGCTCGCGGTCATCGGCCTGTCCCAGGTGGTCGTCACCGGTTTCGCCGGGCAGATCTCGCTGGCCCAGCTGCCGCTGGCCGGGGTCGGGGCGTTCACCCTCAGCCGCCTGACGGTGGATCTGGGCATCCCGTTCCCGATCGCCCCGCTCCTCGCGGCGCTGGCCGCCATGGTGATCGGCGTGGTCGTCGGCCTGCCCGCCCTGCGCATCCGCGGCCTGCCGGTCACCGTGGTGACCCTCGCGCTGGCGGTGTTCCTCGAGTTCGTGTGGTTCCGCAACACCGACCTCAACGGTGGCATGCAGGGCGCCCGCGTGGAACCGCCCTCGCTGTTCGGTCTCGACCTGTCCATCGGGGCGGGCGCGGACTATCCGCGCCTCGCCTTCGGGTTCCTGTGCCTGGTGACGCTCGTGGTCGTCGCGGTGGCGATCGCGCGACTGCGCACCGGCCGGCTCGGCGCGGCGATGCTCGCCGTGCGCGCCGACGAACGCGCCGCGGCTGCCTCGGGCATCAACGTCGCCCGCACCAAGCTGCTGGCCTTCGCGATCGGGGCGTTCGTCGCCGGACTCGGCGGTGCGCTGATGGCCTACCAGCAGACGATCGTGACTGCGGAGTCGTACTCCACCATGGGCGGCATCGCGATGTTCGCGATGATCTACATCGCCGGGGTCACGCTCGTCAGCGGCGGCGTCCTCTCCGGGGTGCTCGGCGCCGGCGGCCTGATGTTCGTCCTGCTCGACCGGCTGCTCGGCTTCGCCGACTTCTACGCCATCATCGGCGGGGTGCTGCTGACCCTCACGGTGATCGGCTACCCCGAGGGCATCGCGGGCAGCACCGCCGAACGCCTGCAACGCCTGCGGGCCCGGCTGCCGAAGAAGACCCGCGCCGCCGTCCCGGCGCCGGCGGGCACCGCCGAGGAACCGGCCCGGCCGGACACCGACGCGGAACTGACGACGCTGCTCGCCCACGACGTCCCCGAGGGCACGGTGGTGCTCACCGCCGAGGGGGTGAGCGTCACCCACGGGGCGATCACCGCACTGGCCGACGTCTCGCTCGAGGTCCGGGTCGGGGAGATCGTCGGGCTCATCGGCCCGAACGGTGCCGGCAAGACCACCTGCATCGACGCCCTGAGCGGATTCGCGGACGCGACCGGCACCGTCACCCTCGGCGACCACCGCATCGACGGGCTGGTGCCGCACCGTCGCAGCCGCCTCGGGCTCAGCCGCACCTTCCAGGACATGTCCCTCTACGAAGATCTCTCGGTGCGGGAGAACGTCGAGGTCGGCACGTTCACCGCCGGTCGCGGCGACCGCGCCGACGCCCACGACCTCGACACGCTGTTCCGGATCCTCGACCTGCACGACCGCGCCGACGAACCGGTCGGCGAGCTGTCGCAGGGGCGCAAGCAACTCGTCTCGGTCGCCCGCGCCCTCGCGGGCCGGCCTCGCGTGGTGCTGCTCGACGAACCGGCCGCCGGCCTCGACAGCACCGAAAGTCGTTGGCTGGGCGATAAATTGCGGTCCGTGCGCGACGCCGGGGTCACGATCGTGCTCGTCGACCACGACATGGATCTGGTGCTGGACCTGTGCGACCGGATCGTGGTGCTCGACCTCGGCCGGATCATCGCGACCGGCCGGCCCGACGAGATCCGCACCGACCCGGCGGTGATCGCGGCGTATCTCGGTGCCGCGCGGGAGAAGACGGAGGCAAGCCTGTGA
- a CDS encoding bifunctional 3,4-dihydroxy-2-butanone-4-phosphate synthase/GTP cyclohydrolase II, translating to MPRTPAQQVELAVETLAAGGLVVVVDDDDRENEGDLVAAASTITAEQMAFLVRHTTGIVCAPMPAHRADALGLPLMVEHNTDAHGTAFTVSVDHVSTGTGVSAADRAATVRALADEATAPTDLRRPGHVFPLRAREGGVLARAGHTEAAVDLLRLAGAGEVGVIGEIVAEDGSMRRGDDLTAFAAAHGLPLLRIADLVRYRAATEPFVEYVAEAQMPTEFGMFRAVAFRSVLDGSEHLALVMGDVAAAGRSREGVLVRVHSECLTGDILGSLRCDCGAQLERALAEIAREGCGVLVYLRGHEGRGIGLAHKIRAYSLQEQGLDTVDANRALGLPDDSRSYGVGARILADLGVRRMRLITNNPSKLGGLEGYSIEIVGRVSLPTAVTTHNLRYLRAKRDRMGHVLDTPLPDVIAT from the coding sequence ATGCCCCGCACCCCGGCCCAGCAGGTCGAACTCGCGGTCGAGACCCTCGCCGCGGGCGGACTGGTCGTCGTGGTCGACGACGACGACCGCGAGAACGAGGGCGACCTCGTCGCCGCCGCGTCGACGATCACCGCCGAGCAGATGGCGTTCCTCGTGCGCCACACCACCGGCATCGTCTGCGCACCCATGCCGGCGCACCGCGCCGACGCCCTCGGCCTGCCGCTGATGGTCGAGCACAACACCGACGCGCACGGCACCGCCTTCACCGTGAGCGTCGACCACGTCTCCACCGGCACCGGGGTCAGCGCCGCCGACCGCGCCGCCACGGTCCGGGCGCTCGCCGACGAGGCCACCGCCCCCACCGATCTGCGCCGCCCGGGCCACGTCTTCCCTCTGCGCGCCCGCGAGGGCGGGGTGCTCGCCCGAGCCGGGCACACCGAGGCCGCCGTGGACCTGCTGCGCCTGGCCGGCGCCGGCGAGGTGGGGGTGATCGGCGAGATCGTCGCCGAGGACGGCTCGATGCGCCGCGGCGACGACCTGACCGCGTTCGCCGCCGCCCACGGGTTGCCGCTGCTGCGCATCGCCGATCTGGTGCGCTACCGGGCCGCGACCGAGCCGTTCGTCGAGTACGTCGCCGAGGCACAGATGCCCACCGAGTTCGGCATGTTCCGGGCGGTGGCGTTCCGGTCGGTGCTCGACGGCAGCGAGCACCTCGCGCTGGTGATGGGCGACGTCGCCGCCGCCGGCCGCAGCCGCGAGGGGGTGCTGGTGCGGGTGCACAGCGAATGCCTCACCGGCGACATCCTCGGCTCGCTGCGCTGCGACTGCGGCGCCCAGCTCGAACGGGCCCTCGCCGAGATCGCCCGCGAGGGCTGCGGGGTGCTGGTCTACCTGCGCGGCCACGAGGGCCGCGGCATCGGCCTCGCCCACAAGATCCGCGCCTACTCGCTGCAGGAACAGGGCCTCGACACCGTCGACGCCAACCGCGCACTCGGGCTGCCGGACGACTCGCGCAGCTACGGCGTCGGCGCCCGGATCCTCGCCGATCTGGGGGTGCGGCGCATGCGGCTGATCACCAACAACCCGAGCAAACTCGGCGGGCTGGAGGGCTACTCGATCGAGATCGTCGGCCGGGTGTCGCTGCCGACCGCCGTCACCACCCACAACCTGCGCTACCTGCGCGCCAAGCGGGACCGCATGGGGCACGTGCTCGACACGCCGCTTCCGGATGTGATCGCGACCTGA
- a CDS encoding VOC family protein: MAHIRRFDHVGLTVSDLDAATAFFVTLGLEVEGTGAVDGEFPSTVCGLPGTRCELVMLRTPDGSDRLELSRFVTPAPLPGSPAAMPNELGLRNVSFEVADLQAAVEAVAADGYGLVGGIGEYRGSVRMAYVRGPDGIIVSLFEQRG, from the coding sequence ATGGCACACATCCGACGGTTCGACCACGTCGGCCTCACCGTCTCCGACCTCGACGCGGCGACGGCGTTCTTCGTGACGCTGGGACTCGAGGTGGAGGGCACCGGCGCGGTGGACGGCGAGTTCCCGTCGACCGTCTGCGGCCTGCCCGGAACCCGCTGCGAGCTCGTCATGCTGCGCACCCCGGACGGCAGCGACCGGCTCGAGCTCTCCCGCTTCGTCACCCCCGCTCCCCTGCCCGGGTCCCCGGCGGCGATGCCCAACGAACTCGGCCTGCGCAACGTCTCGTTCGAGGTCGCCGACCTGCAGGCGGCGGTGGAGGCGGTCGCCGCGGACGGCTACGGCCTCGTCGGCGGGATCGGCGAGTACCGGGGCAGCGTGCGGATGGCCTACGTGCGCGGGCCCGACGGGATCATCGTGTCGCTGTTCGAACAGCGCGGCTGA
- a CDS encoding acyl-CoA dehydrogenase family protein → MAWDFSTEPEFQQKLDWMTGFVHDEIRPLETLDLSWPQLRAAIAPLQQEVKKQQLWAAHLDPELGGQGYGQVKLGLMHEILGSSPYGPLVFGCQAPDSGNAEILAAAGTGEQKRRWLDPLLAGEMYSAFALTEPDNAGADPTNLTTTAVRDGDGWVINGAKWFISNAATADFVIVVAVTDPDAERHRRTSQFIVPIDAPGLEVVRDIASMENPSPRENTYGSHCEVVFRDVRVGDDALLGNPGDGFLIAQKRLGPGRIHHCMRWIGQANRAFDMMCERATYRFAHGGVLGDKQTVRNWIADSAAEMQALRLMTLQAAWVIDTQGTKAARKEIAMIKYYGAKILHDVIDRAVQTHGSLGYSSDLPLDFMYRAARAARLYDGPDEVHRDTVAKLVLRDYTPPAGNVPSEHVPTRRRAAQERYAALFDEILASV, encoded by the coding sequence ATGGCATGGGACTTCTCCACCGAACCCGAGTTCCAGCAGAAACTCGACTGGATGACAGGCTTCGTCCACGACGAGATCCGCCCGCTCGAAACCCTCGACCTGTCCTGGCCGCAACTGCGCGCGGCCATCGCGCCGCTGCAGCAGGAGGTCAAGAAGCAGCAACTGTGGGCCGCGCATCTCGACCCCGAACTCGGAGGCCAGGGCTACGGGCAGGTCAAGCTCGGTCTCATGCACGAGATCCTCGGCTCCAGCCCCTACGGACCGCTCGTGTTCGGCTGTCAGGCACCGGACTCCGGGAACGCGGAGATCCTCGCCGCGGCCGGCACCGGCGAGCAGAAGCGCCGCTGGCTCGATCCGTTGCTCGCCGGCGAGATGTACTCGGCGTTCGCGCTGACCGAACCCGACAACGCGGGGGCCGATCCCACGAACCTGACCACCACCGCCGTCCGCGACGGTGACGGCTGGGTGATCAACGGCGCCAAGTGGTTCATCTCCAACGCCGCCACCGCCGATTTCGTCATCGTCGTCGCCGTCACCGACCCCGACGCCGAACGCCACCGCCGCACCTCGCAGTTCATCGTCCCCATCGACGCCCCGGGACTCGAGGTGGTGCGCGACATCGCATCGATGGAGAACCCGTCGCCGCGGGAGAACACCTACGGCTCGCACTGCGAGGTGGTCTTCCGCGACGTGCGGGTCGGGGACGACGCGCTGCTCGGCAATCCCGGCGACGGCTTCCTGATCGCGCAGAAGCGGCTCGGGCCGGGCCGCATCCACCACTGCATGCGGTGGATCGGCCAGGCCAACCGGGCCTTCGACATGATGTGCGAGCGCGCCACCTACCGGTTCGCGCACGGCGGCGTCCTCGGCGACAAGCAGACCGTGCGCAACTGGATCGCCGACTCCGCCGCCGAGATGCAGGCGCTGCGGCTGATGACGCTGCAGGCGGCGTGGGTGATCGACACCCAGGGCACCAAGGCGGCCCGCAAGGAGATCGCCATGATCAAGTACTACGGCGCGAAGATCCTGCACGACGTCATCGACCGAGCCGTGCAGACCCACGGTTCCCTCGGGTACAGCTCCGACCTGCCGCTGGACTTCATGTACCGGGCGGCGCGCGCCGCGCGCCTGTACGACGGGCCGGACGAGGTGCACCGCGACACCGTCGCCAAGCTGGTGCTGCGCGACTACACCCCACCCGCCGGCAACGTGCCGAGCGAGCACGTGCCCACCCGCCGGCGCGCGGCGCAGGAACGCTACGCCGCGCTGTTCGACGAGATTCTCGCCTCCGTCTGA
- a CDS encoding ABC transporter ATP-binding protein: protein MTATLTCTGLSAGYRRGHACVRDVSFALEPGRVMALLGPNGAGKTTLLLTLAGLLSPLGGRLDLDGAPIRTGNARLASRAGIVLVPDDRSLFTGLTVTENLRLARRKGGPTVAEVIDYFPRLGERRSIAAGRLSGGEQQVLALGRAFMQAPKVLLVDELSMGLAPVVVESLLPIVRSFADDRGTAVVLVEQHVHLALATADVATVLRHGEVTTTGPAAELAADPERLEQAYLGSAAGAGTAVF from the coding sequence GTGACCGCGACGCTGACCTGCACCGGACTGTCGGCCGGCTACCGACGCGGGCACGCCTGCGTCCGGGACGTGAGCTTCGCGCTCGAACCCGGCCGGGTGATGGCGTTGCTCGGCCCGAACGGCGCCGGGAAGACGACGCTGCTGCTCACCCTCGCCGGGCTGCTGAGCCCGCTCGGCGGCCGCCTCGACCTCGACGGCGCCCCGATCCGCACCGGCAACGCGCGCCTGGCGTCGCGCGCCGGGATCGTGCTCGTGCCCGACGACCGGTCCCTGTTCACGGGGCTGACGGTGACCGAGAACCTGCGGCTGGCCCGCCGCAAGGGCGGCCCCACCGTCGCCGAGGTGATCGACTACTTCCCGCGGCTCGGAGAGCGCAGGTCGATCGCGGCGGGCAGGCTCTCCGGCGGCGAGCAACAGGTGCTCGCCCTGGGACGGGCGTTCATGCAGGCGCCGAAGGTGCTGCTCGTCGACGAGCTGAGCATGGGTCTGGCGCCCGTGGTCGTCGAATCCCTGCTGCCGATCGTGCGGTCGTTCGCCGACGACCGCGGCACCGCCGTCGTGCTGGTCGAGCAGCACGTGCACCTGGCACTGGCCACGGCGGACGTGGCGACCGTGCTGCGGCACGGCGAGGTGACCACCACCGGGCCCGCCGCGGAACTGGCCGCGGACCCGGAGCGGCTCGAACAGGCCTATCTCGGGTCCGCGGCCGGGGCGGGCACCGCGGTGTTCTGA
- a CDS encoding phosphotransferase family protein, with product MPTDTTPSNLLGVDLTAVRDWMDTQGLGSGEPTAVSPIGGGTQNIMIGFERSGVRYVLRRGPKHLRPQSNRMMQREMTLLRALSGTAVPHPTFVAGCEDPDVLGAVFYLMHAVDGYNAAETLTPAHAADPALRHRMGLSMVDALTELARLDPAALGLAEFGRPEGFLERQVGRWLGELESFTRLPGYPTVLLPQVEQIASWLDDNRPPQGAPGLLHGDYHVANVMFDRVAPTVAAMVDWEMATVGDPLLDLGWMLAMWPDADGEPDLLESRLAAAGGLPSRAELVARYADNSDRDLSAIDWYTALAGFKLGIILEGTYARSRSGQAPTDIGDRLHRYALLLFDRTLRSID from the coding sequence ATGCCGACCGACACCACACCCAGCAACCTCCTCGGGGTCGATCTCACCGCCGTGCGGGACTGGATGGACACCCAGGGCCTCGGCTCCGGCGAACCGACCGCGGTCTCCCCCATCGGCGGCGGAACCCAGAACATCATGATCGGCTTCGAACGCTCCGGCGTCCGGTACGTGCTCCGACGAGGACCGAAACACCTTCGCCCCCAATCGAACCGGATGATGCAACGCGAGATGACGCTGCTGCGCGCACTGTCCGGGACCGCGGTGCCTCACCCGACCTTCGTCGCCGGCTGCGAGGACCCGGACGTGCTCGGCGCGGTGTTCTATCTGATGCACGCCGTGGACGGCTACAACGCCGCCGAGACCCTCACCCCCGCCCACGCCGCCGACCCGGCCCTGCGCCACCGCATGGGCCTGAGCATGGTCGACGCGCTCACCGAACTGGCGCGCCTCGACCCGGCGGCGCTCGGACTGGCCGAGTTCGGCCGCCCCGAGGGATTCCTGGAACGGCAGGTGGGCCGCTGGCTGGGCGAACTCGAATCCTTCACGCGGCTGCCCGGCTATCCGACGGTGCTGCTGCCGCAGGTCGAGCAGATCGCGTCCTGGCTCGACGACAACCGGCCGCCGCAGGGCGCCCCCGGTCTCCTGCACGGCGACTACCACGTCGCCAACGTCATGTTCGACCGCGTCGCCCCGACGGTCGCAGCGATGGTCGACTGGGAGATGGCCACCGTCGGCGACCCGCTGCTCGATCTGGGCTGGATGCTGGCGATGTGGCCGGACGCCGACGGCGAACCCGACCTGCTCGAGAGCCGCCTCGCCGCGGCCGGGGGCCTGCCGAGCCGCGCCGAACTCGTCGCCCGGTACGCCGACAACAGCGACCGCGACCTCTCCGCCATCGACTGGTACACCGCGCTCGCCGGGTTCAAGCTCGGCATCATCCTCGAGGGCACCTACGCCCGCTCCCGCTCCGGGCAGGCTCCCACCGACATCGGCGACCGCCTGCACCGCTACGCCCTGCTCCTGTTCGACCGCACCCTGCGCTCGATCGACTGA
- a CDS encoding ABC transporter substrate-binding protein yields MSQKSSSGSAFRRRARIGVYLATSALLVGTACSNADDTAEADTVEAPSSAFPDNPATGTPVKIGVINPEGGPAISMPNNRRAAEAAAEYANAHLGGIAGHPIEVVTCAAKEDPASNQDCANQMVEQGVAAVVVPSSGNGAVMVPIITGAGIPYVTPSGTTPVELTTPSAYALNSGFPGSLASMAAYSAQQGYKKVAAFVIDTGAVIASTEALGDATFGAAGVELQLAPVTPGTPDATPQVSAGVADDVDAVAIVGDATMCTSVLKAIGTLGAGQEKMVIQPCLDPSVVDAVGTTLDGATAFLGADIDSDGPEAVLYRAVMEQYAPDVDINGFTFTGYQAMLGLIRAAQGVEGDPTPQAIDAAIRTAVDVPMPAADDITFTCNGTAMPGMPSVCANKGIVATVEDGKAVDPKVGE; encoded by the coding sequence ATGTCCCAGAAATCCAGTTCAGGCAGCGCTTTCCGACGTCGTGCCCGCATCGGGGTGTACCTCGCGACCTCCGCGCTCCTGGTCGGAACCGCCTGCAGCAACGCGGACGACACCGCGGAGGCCGACACCGTCGAAGCCCCGAGCAGCGCGTTCCCCGACAACCCCGCCACCGGCACCCCCGTGAAGATCGGGGTGATCAATCCGGAAGGCGGGCCGGCGATCTCCATGCCGAACAACCGCCGCGCCGCCGAAGCCGCCGCCGAGTACGCCAACGCGCACCTCGGTGGCATCGCCGGGCACCCGATCGAGGTCGTCACCTGCGCCGCCAAGGAGGATCCCGCCTCCAACCAGGACTGCGCGAACCAGATGGTCGAACAGGGGGTCGCCGCGGTCGTCGTCCCCTCCTCCGGCAACGGCGCGGTGATGGTGCCGATCATCACCGGCGCGGGCATCCCCTACGTGACCCCCTCGGGCACCACCCCGGTCGAGCTCACCACCCCCTCGGCCTACGCCCTCAACAGCGGCTTCCCCGGGTCGCTCGCGTCCATGGCCGCCTACTCCGCCCAGCAGGGCTACAAGAAGGTCGCCGCCTTCGTCATCGACACCGGCGCCGTGATCGCCTCCACCGAAGCGCTCGGCGACGCCACCTTCGGCGCCGCCGGCGTCGAATTGCAGCTCGCACCCGTCACCCCGGGCACTCCCGATGCGACCCCGCAGGTCAGCGCCGGGGTGGCCGACGACGTCGACGCCGTCGCCATCGTCGGCGACGCCACCATGTGCACCTCGGTGCTCAAGGCCATCGGCACCCTCGGCGCCGGTCAGGAGAAGATGGTCATCCAGCCGTGCCTGGACCCGTCGGTGGTCGACGCCGTCGGCACCACCCTCGACGGTGCCACCGCCTTCCTCGGCGCCGACATCGACTCCGACGGACCCGAAGCCGTGCTCTACCGGGCGGTGATGGAGCAGTACGCCCCCGATGTCGACATCAACGGCTTCACCTTCACCGGCTACCAGGCCATGCTCGGCCTGATCCGCGCGGCCCAGGGCGTCGAGGGCGACCCGACCCCGCAGGCCATCGACGCCGCGATCCGCACCGCCGTGGACGTGCCCATGCCCGCCGCCGACGACATCACCTTCACCTGCAACGGCACGGCGATGCCCGGCATGCCCTCGGTGTGCGCGAACAAGGGCATCGTCGCGACCGTCGAGGACGGCAAGGCCGTCGACCCGAAGGTCGGCGAGTGA